One genomic segment of Actinoplanes ianthinogenes includes these proteins:
- a CDS encoding AraC family transcriptional regulator: MPIVDEYAQGRPAPPLRGQVAFYSGYRQRGLPPGRHRGLPSPYLTLIFTMDEPLVIAEHPDARQAPGAYGALLGGLHLRPATITHDGRQSGVQVALHPHGCRELLGLPAGDLAGLDVDLAAVLGDAPVAAIRERLCAAPDWPARFAILDAVFGSLRHARAARSHLALSSGGSPHPARDGAERVGYVWAALRRGGPVSIADLAAQVGWTPRHLTDRFRAELGLRPKEAARVARFDRARRALRPGVRLAALAAEHGYADQSHLVRDFQAFAGCAPSRWLSDEFGFVQAAAAAGDHDGIHD; encoded by the coding sequence GTGCCGATCGTCGACGAGTACGCGCAGGGCCGCCCGGCGCCGCCGCTGCGGGGACAGGTCGCGTTCTACTCCGGTTACCGGCAGCGGGGCCTGCCGCCCGGCCGGCATCGGGGGCTGCCGTCGCCCTACCTCACGCTGATCTTCACGATGGACGAGCCGTTGGTGATCGCCGAGCATCCGGACGCCCGGCAGGCGCCGGGCGCCTACGGCGCGCTGCTCGGCGGGCTGCACCTGCGGCCGGCGACGATCACGCACGACGGGCGGCAGTCGGGTGTGCAGGTGGCGCTGCACCCGCACGGCTGCCGTGAGCTGCTCGGCCTGCCCGCCGGTGACCTGGCCGGCCTCGACGTGGACCTGGCCGCCGTGCTGGGCGACGCGCCCGTCGCGGCGATCCGGGAGCGGCTCTGCGCGGCGCCGGACTGGCCGGCCCGTTTCGCGATCCTGGACGCGGTGTTCGGTTCGCTGCGCCACGCCCGGGCGGCCCGCTCCCACCTCGCGCTGTCCTCCGGCGGCTCGCCGCATCCGGCCCGGGACGGCGCCGAGCGGGTCGGGTACGTCTGGGCGGCGCTGCGCCGGGGCGGCCCCGTCTCGATCGCCGACCTGGCCGCGCAGGTCGGCTGGACGCCGCGGCACCTCACCGACCGGTTCCGCGCCGAGCTGGGCCTGCGCCCCAAGGAGGCGGCCCGGGTCGCTCGCTTCGACCGGGCCCGCCGCGCCCTGCGCCCCGGTGTCCGCCTCGCCGCGCTGGCCGCCGAGCACGGCTACGCCGACCAGTCCCACCTGGTCCGGGATTTCCAGGCGTTCGCCGGGTGCGCGCCGTCGCGCTGGTTGTCGGACGAGTTCGGTTTCGTCCAAGCCGCGGCCGCCGCCGGCGACCACGATGGCATCCATGACTGA
- a CDS encoding VOC family protein, with the protein MTDQKTAPPPQVWPTLRATDARALIRFLVDAFGFEETAVHGSGDRVDHAELAWPPGGGIMLGSVRDDDNPWRLDPGTFGAYVVTDEPDKLFERARAAGATIVREPADTDYGSRDFAVRDPEGNLWSFGTYRGEPR; encoded by the coding sequence ATGACTGATCAGAAGACAGCACCGCCCCCGCAGGTCTGGCCCACGCTGCGGGCGACCGACGCCCGCGCCCTGATCCGCTTCCTGGTGGACGCGTTCGGTTTCGAGGAGACGGCCGTCCACGGTTCCGGTGACCGCGTCGACCACGCCGAGCTGGCCTGGCCACCGGGCGGCGGCATCATGCTCGGCTCGGTCCGCGACGACGACAACCCGTGGCGCCTGGACCCGGGCACGTTCGGCGCCTACGTGGTCACCGACGAGCCGGACAAGCTCTTCGAACGGGCCCGCGCCGCCGGGGCGACGATCGTCCGGGAGCCGGCCGACACCGATTACGGCTCCCGCGACTTCGCCGTCCGCGACCCGGAGGGCAACCTCTGGTCCTTCGGCACCTACCGCGGCGAGCCCCGCTGA
- a CDS encoding FAD-dependent monooxygenase translates to MARATVIGAGVGGLAAGVALQRRGWEVTVCERAPALEQVGAGLAVAPNALRTLDTFGLGDRLRGLSGIGGTAGIRRPDGAWIARSDGDRAAERFGDPVIAVHRATLVEVLASGLTPGALHLGRSVSDVDPESGTVVTDAGPLTADLVVAADGINSPVRRRLFPDHPGATYTGLTSWRLVVPHPGGTVTPSETWGSGKVFGVVVLGDGRVYCYATAPAEAGGRAEDELAELARHFGSWHEPIPSLIAAASSVTRTDIRCLERPLPSFHQGRVALLGDAAHAMTPNLGQGACQAIEDAAVLAAHAMDLPRYSAERVPRTTAVAQASRRVTRMAGLANPVAEWLRNTGMSLAGRLGPDLILRQMDPILSWRPPDQA, encoded by the coding sequence ATGGCGCGGGCGACGGTGATCGGGGCGGGGGTCGGTGGCCTGGCCGCCGGGGTGGCTCTCCAGCGGCGCGGCTGGGAGGTGACGGTGTGCGAGCGGGCACCCGCGCTGGAGCAGGTCGGCGCCGGGCTGGCGGTCGCGCCCAACGCACTGCGCACACTGGACACTTTCGGTCTCGGCGACAGGCTGCGCGGACTGTCCGGGATCGGCGGGACGGCCGGGATCCGGCGGCCCGACGGCGCTTGGATCGCCCGCAGCGACGGGGATCGGGCCGCTGAGCGGTTCGGCGATCCGGTGATCGCGGTGCATCGAGCGACGCTGGTGGAGGTGCTGGCGTCCGGGCTGACGCCCGGGGCGCTCCACCTTGGCCGATCGGTTTCGGACGTCGACCCGGAGAGCGGGACGGTGGTCACGGATGCTGGTCCGCTGACGGCCGATCTGGTGGTCGCGGCCGACGGGATCAATTCCCCGGTACGCCGGAGGCTGTTCCCGGATCACCCCGGCGCCACGTATACCGGGCTGACCAGCTGGCGTCTCGTGGTACCGCATCCGGGCGGAACCGTGACGCCGAGTGAGACCTGGGGTTCCGGGAAGGTCTTCGGGGTCGTGGTGCTCGGCGACGGCCGGGTGTACTGCTACGCGACCGCCCCGGCGGAGGCGGGCGGCCGGGCGGAGGACGAGCTCGCCGAGCTGGCCCGGCACTTCGGTTCCTGGCACGAGCCGATCCCGTCGCTGATCGCGGCGGCTTCGTCGGTGACCCGGACGGACATCAGGTGTCTGGAGCGGCCGCTGCCGAGCTTCCATCAAGGCCGGGTGGCGTTGCTGGGAGACGCGGCGCACGCGATGACCCCGAATCTGGGGCAGGGCGCGTGCCAGGCGATCGAGGACGCCGCGGTGCTGGCCGCCCACGCGATGGACCTGCCGCGATACTCCGCCGAGCGGGTGCCGCGGACGACGGCCGTGGCACAGGCGTCGCGCCGGGTCACCCGGATGGCGGGCTTGGCCAACCCGGTCGCCGAGTGGCTGCGGAACACCGGGATGTCCCTGGCCGGCCGGCTCGGCCCGGACCTGATCCTGCGCCAGATGGATCCGATCCTCAGCTGGCGCCCACCGGATCAGGCGTAG
- a CDS encoding RecQ family ATP-dependent DNA helicase — MRLPIYGPRLRKVARTHFGWPSLRPGQFKPMRAVLRRKDALVVLPTGAGKSAIYQIPAVLLPGPTVVVSPLLALQQDQIAALNERNDPKVRAVRVSSAETPREQQAAIEEIRAGRAEFLFITPEQLANPERLAEVKSLKPGLVAIDEAHCISAWGPDFRPDFLALGDMIKELGRPPVLALTATASPPVREDIIARLRLRNPEIHVSGLDRPNLFVEVTHCPDEAYRWRRLTTLLDEGQRPGIVYVATRRAAEELAAKLTEAGYSAEYYHGGMAAGLREQRHEDFTEDRVEIMVATSAFGMGIDKPNIRWVAHMALPDSPDSYFQEIGRAGRDGEPGRVLLLWRAEDEAIQRFFNGGGPDPDELRELAKALHKGPTTKTALQKATGIGQRRLGQYLALLEQAGAVRTEKGNKLVAPPGAPLPAAAVKAAVAEHERQQAVIKSRTDMMRGFAESRQCRTETLLAYFGEEIRRNCGHCDNCADGSAEAVSAAEAEGPFPVHSQVRHGEWGTGMVMGYEEEKMTVLFDSVGYKTLSVPVVVEQQLLTAA; from the coding sequence TGAGACTCCCGATCTACGGCCCCCGCCTGCGTAAGGTGGCCCGCACCCACTTCGGGTGGCCGTCCCTGCGACCCGGCCAGTTCAAGCCGATGCGCGCCGTGCTGCGCCGCAAGGACGCCCTGGTGGTGCTCCCCACCGGCGCCGGCAAGTCGGCGATCTACCAGATCCCGGCGGTGCTGCTGCCCGGCCCGACCGTGGTCGTCTCCCCGCTGCTGGCCCTCCAGCAGGACCAGATCGCCGCGCTCAACGAGCGCAACGACCCGAAGGTGCGCGCGGTCCGGGTCAGCTCCGCCGAGACGCCCCGCGAGCAGCAGGCCGCGATCGAGGAGATCCGGGCCGGCCGGGCCGAGTTCCTCTTCATCACCCCGGAGCAGCTGGCCAACCCGGAACGGCTGGCCGAGGTGAAGTCGCTCAAGCCCGGCCTGGTCGCGATCGACGAGGCGCACTGCATCTCGGCCTGGGGTCCCGACTTCCGGCCGGACTTCCTGGCCCTCGGCGACATGATCAAGGAGTTGGGCCGGCCGCCGGTGCTGGCGCTGACCGCGACCGCGTCACCGCCGGTCCGCGAGGACATCATCGCCCGGCTCCGGCTGCGCAATCCGGAGATCCACGTCTCCGGGCTGGACCGGCCGAACCTGTTCGTCGAGGTCACCCACTGCCCGGACGAGGCGTACCGGTGGCGGCGGCTGACCACGCTGCTGGACGAGGGGCAGCGGCCGGGCATCGTCTACGTCGCCACCCGCCGCGCGGCCGAGGAACTGGCCGCCAAGCTGACCGAGGCCGGGTACTCCGCGGAGTACTACCACGGCGGGATGGCGGCCGGGCTGCGCGAGCAACGGCACGAGGACTTCACCGAGGACCGGGTGGAGATCATGGTGGCCACCTCGGCGTTCGGCATGGGCATCGACAAGCCGAACATCCGCTGGGTGGCGCACATGGCGCTGCCCGACTCGCCGGACAGCTACTTCCAGGAGATCGGGCGGGCCGGACGGGACGGCGAGCCGGGCCGGGTGCTGCTGCTCTGGCGGGCCGAGGACGAGGCGATCCAGCGCTTCTTCAACGGCGGCGGGCCGGACCCGGACGAGCTGCGCGAGCTGGCCAAGGCGCTGCACAAGGGACCGACGACCAAGACCGCGTTGCAGAAGGCGACCGGGATCGGTCAGCGCCGGCTCGGACAGTATCTGGCGCTGCTCGAACAGGCAGGCGCCGTGCGTACCGAAAAGGGCAACAAACTGGTGGCACCGCCCGGCGCACCGCTGCCGGCCGCGGCCGTCAAGGCCGCCGTCGCGGAACACGAACGGCAGCAGGCCGTGATCAAATCCCGCACCGACATGATGCGCGGCTTCGCCGAGAGCCGGCAGTGCCGCACCGAGACGCTGCTCGCCTACTTCGGCGAGGAGATCCGCCGCAACTGCGGCCACTGCGACAACTGCGCGGACGGCAGCGCCGAGGCGGTCAGCGCGGCCGAGGCGGAGGGCCCGTTCCCGGTGCACAGCCAGGTCCGGCACGGCGAGTGGGGCACCGGCATGGTGATGGGCTACGAGGAGGAGAAGATGACCGTCCTCTTCGACTCGGTCGGCTACAAGACGCTGAGCGTGCCCGTCGTCGTCGAGCAACAGTTGCTGACCGCCGCCTGA
- a CDS encoding AAA family ATPase, which produces MTGASVPDDTWTLAVHGSQRDGPGGFAPLGTAVAIDTRRALTCAHVVPDGEIWVSFPKTLLWDVRHRVSRVECHPGDRAIADVAVLHFDQDLPVEVEPARLRAPAPRLLRSLRWWAFGFPVSSRLHGNDAEGVIGTVLSHGCVRLDTDSAYPVEEGFSGAGLWVSEYAAVVGIVGRARSSSAKIRPGDAQALTLAQADVFLPAAKLRVLVDWRAADAGPVALASWGWKLAADPDAARHFDSRARGVTTAAERGNRFRGRGAALRAIVDWLGRPAPDRRVLVVTGSPGVGKSAVLGRIVTTADAELRRRLPSGDTGVRAVTGSVACAVHAKGKTAHEVAVEIATAASAALPARPEALAESVADRLEDRPGRFNVVIDALDEADSADEARAILSKVVLPLVQACAGRGVQVVVGTRRHDSRGSLLDGLAGMTELLDLDDPQWFQLADLREYTLATLRMDGDPRPGNPYDEPGNSSAALAVADRIAELAEGNFLVAGLEARRHGMYATRPADPNAVMLTPTVHAALSTYLSVLPRVEDVPAELVLGPLGYAESPGWTIALWQAAIGALGGRVGVDALAAFARSAAANFLVETSDEGGEPVFRLFHQALNDALLSLRDVRADERALTGVFAEFGRAGGWDRAPAYLLRSLPGHAARAELVDDLLADDDYLLHADLLRLIPAAADARTKNGQDRAQLLRLTPQAFGASPPERAALLSVTQALQGDAATIGHPRMPYRAVWGRAAPRVEHAALEGHSDWTRALCALDVEGRTLLASGSDDETIRLWDPVSGATQAVLGADGFVYGLCGIRVGDRTLVAAAATGTTVELWNPRTGTADILLDGHTGLVNAVCAIAIAGPELLASASDDGTIRLWDPATAATHAVLTGHDGPVNAVCALPAADGVLVASAGDDGTVRLWDPITGAVRAVLNGHEGGALAVCPVRHDGRTLLASGGEDGIVRLWDPATGTAGTVLLGHDRRIMALCQVPTRDGDLLASGGGDRTIRLWDLSTATIRAELPGHTDWVRALCPVRAGGRTLLASASDDWTVRLWDPEPGAVRAALESQDISAVCAVRAGDRSLVATTDSRLTLHLWDAATGASIPVAEQEGWFAFALCAVSPGDEPLVCVAESGPVRIWDPVRDRTVRLLQGHTGDVTAVCPVNLGGRPMVASAGIDQTIRLWDTMTGDLHAAAPIPDAGMVRAICEVPVAGRTAVAFVMGSGLRLWHPDTGRIQDVADEFEEVDRALCAVSFDGRSLLAYADMSRSIRLWDPVTGTAYASLSGHNEEVTALGSLTIGGRTLLVSASADRTVRLWDLATHHSTDIAIHCPVNCCATVGESLAIGTSSGLLMIQPSADYA; this is translated from the coding sequence ATGACCGGCGCGTCCGTCCCCGACGACACCTGGACCCTCGCGGTGCACGGGTCGCAGCGGGACGGACCGGGCGGGTTCGCGCCACTCGGGACGGCCGTGGCGATCGACACGCGGCGCGCGCTGACCTGCGCCCACGTGGTGCCGGACGGGGAGATCTGGGTCTCGTTCCCGAAAACCCTGCTGTGGGACGTACGCCACCGGGTGTCGCGAGTGGAGTGCCATCCGGGTGATCGGGCCATCGCGGACGTGGCGGTGCTGCACTTCGACCAGGACCTGCCGGTCGAGGTGGAGCCGGCCCGGCTGCGCGCGCCGGCGCCCCGGCTGCTGCGGAGTCTGCGCTGGTGGGCGTTCGGGTTCCCGGTCAGCAGCCGGCTGCACGGCAACGACGCCGAGGGCGTGATCGGCACCGTCCTGTCCCACGGCTGCGTGCGGCTCGACACCGATTCGGCCTATCCCGTCGAGGAGGGCTTCTCCGGGGCCGGCCTGTGGGTGAGCGAGTACGCCGCGGTCGTCGGCATCGTCGGCCGGGCCCGCAGCAGCTCGGCGAAGATCCGGCCGGGCGACGCGCAGGCGCTGACCCTGGCCCAGGCCGACGTCTTCCTCCCCGCCGCGAAACTGCGGGTGCTGGTCGACTGGCGGGCGGCCGACGCGGGCCCGGTGGCCCTGGCATCGTGGGGCTGGAAACTCGCGGCCGACCCGGACGCGGCGCGGCACTTCGACTCGCGGGCCCGCGGGGTGACGACCGCGGCCGAGCGGGGCAACCGATTCCGCGGGCGGGGCGCGGCGCTCCGGGCGATCGTCGACTGGCTGGGCCGCCCGGCGCCCGACCGGCGGGTGCTGGTGGTGACCGGATCACCCGGGGTGGGGAAGTCCGCGGTCCTCGGACGGATCGTGACCACCGCCGACGCCGAGTTGCGCCGGCGGCTGCCGTCCGGCGACACCGGGGTGCGGGCCGTGACCGGGTCGGTGGCCTGCGCGGTGCACGCGAAGGGCAAGACCGCGCACGAGGTGGCGGTGGAGATCGCCACGGCGGCGTCGGCGGCCCTGCCGGCGCGGCCGGAGGCGCTCGCCGAGTCGGTCGCGGACCGCCTGGAGGATCGGCCCGGGCGGTTCAACGTGGTGATCGACGCGCTGGACGAGGCGGACAGCGCGGACGAGGCGCGGGCGATCCTGAGCAAGGTGGTGCTGCCCCTGGTGCAGGCGTGCGCGGGGCGCGGGGTGCAGGTGGTGGTCGGCACCCGCCGCCACGACAGCCGGGGCAGCCTGCTGGACGGGCTCGCCGGGATGACCGAGCTGCTGGATCTGGACGACCCGCAGTGGTTCCAACTGGCCGACCTGCGGGAGTACACGCTGGCGACGCTGCGGATGGACGGCGATCCGCGGCCCGGCAACCCCTATGACGAGCCGGGGAACTCGTCGGCCGCGCTGGCCGTCGCGGACCGGATCGCCGAGCTGGCCGAGGGGAACTTCCTCGTCGCCGGGCTGGAGGCGCGCCGCCACGGGATGTATGCGACCCGGCCCGCCGACCCGAACGCGGTGATGCTGACGCCGACGGTGCACGCCGCGCTCTCCACGTATCTGTCGGTGCTGCCGCGGGTGGAGGATGTCCCGGCGGAGTTGGTGCTGGGTCCGCTGGGCTACGCGGAGTCTCCGGGTTGGACGATCGCGCTGTGGCAGGCCGCCATCGGGGCGCTCGGTGGCCGGGTCGGCGTGGACGCGCTGGCCGCCTTCGCCCGGTCGGCGGCGGCGAACTTCCTGGTGGAGACGTCGGATGAGGGCGGCGAGCCGGTGTTCCGGCTGTTCCACCAGGCGCTCAACGACGCGCTGCTGAGCCTGCGTGACGTCCGCGCTGACGAACGCGCGCTGACCGGTGTGTTCGCCGAGTTCGGGCGGGCCGGTGGCTGGGACCGGGCGCCGGCGTACCTGCTGCGGTCGCTGCCGGGCCACGCCGCCCGGGCCGAGCTGGTCGACGACCTGCTCGCGGACGACGACTACCTGCTGCACGCCGACCTGCTGCGACTGATCCCGGCCGCCGCCGACGCGCGCACCAAGAACGGGCAGGACCGGGCTCAGCTGTTGCGGCTGACGCCGCAGGCGTTCGGGGCGTCGCCACCCGAGCGGGCGGCGCTGCTCAGTGTCACCCAGGCCTTGCAGGGCGACGCCGCGACGATCGGCCATCCCCGGATGCCGTACCGGGCTGTCTGGGGACGTGCCGCTCCCCGGGTCGAACATGCCGCGCTGGAGGGGCACAGCGACTGGACCAGGGCGTTGTGCGCCCTCGATGTCGAGGGCCGGACCCTGCTCGCCTCCGGCAGCGACGACGAGACGATCCGCTTGTGGGACCCGGTCTCCGGTGCGACGCAAGCCGTTCTGGGGGCCGATGGCTTCGTGTACGGCCTGTGCGGGATCCGGGTCGGTGATCGGACGCTGGTCGCTGCCGCCGCCACCGGCACGACCGTCGAACTGTGGAACCCTCGGACCGGTACGGCCGACATCCTGCTCGATGGCCATACCGGTCTGGTGAACGCGGTCTGCGCGATAGCGATCGCGGGTCCGGAATTGCTGGCGTCGGCGAGCGACGACGGCACGATCCGGCTGTGGGACCCGGCGACCGCGGCGACGCATGCCGTGCTGACCGGCCACGACGGTCCGGTGAACGCGGTCTGTGCGCTTCCGGCCGCCGACGGCGTGCTGGTCGCCTCGGCCGGCGACGACGGGACAGTTCGGCTGTGGGACCCGATCACCGGTGCCGTGCGCGCCGTGCTGAACGGCCATGAGGGGGGAGCGCTCGCGGTGTGCCCGGTGCGGCACGACGGCCGGACGCTGCTCGCGTCCGGTGGCGAGGACGGCATCGTGCGGCTGTGGGATCCGGCCACCGGGACGGCCGGCACCGTCCTGCTCGGCCATGACCGCAGAATCATGGCGTTGTGCCAGGTGCCGACTCGGGACGGCGACCTGCTGGCCTCGGGCGGTGGCGATCGGACGATCCGGCTCTGGGACCTGTCCACCGCCACGATCCGCGCGGAACTGCCGGGGCACACGGACTGGGTCCGCGCGCTGTGCCCGGTGCGGGCCGGTGGCCGGACCCTGCTCGCCTCCGCGAGCGACGACTGGACGGTCCGGCTGTGGGATCCCGAGCCGGGGGCCGTCCGAGCGGCCCTGGAGAGCCAGGACATCTCCGCCGTGTGCGCGGTTCGCGCCGGTGATCGATCTCTGGTGGCCACCACCGACTCCAGGCTGACATTGCACCTCTGGGATGCGGCGACCGGTGCCTCGATTCCCGTGGCGGAGCAGGAGGGATGGTTCGCCTTCGCACTGTGCGCGGTTTCGCCCGGTGACGAGCCGCTCGTCTGCGTCGCCGAGAGCGGACCGGTGCGGATCTGGGATCCGGTGCGCGACCGGACGGTCCGCTTGCTGCAAGGGCACACCGGCGACGTGACCGCGGTCTGCCCGGTCAACCTCGGCGGCCGGCCCATGGTCGCCTCCGCCGGCATCGATCAGACGATCCGGCTGTGGGACACGATGACCGGCGACCTGCATGCCGCTGCACCGATCCCCGATGCCGGCATGGTGAGAGCGATCTGCGAGGTGCCGGTCGCCGGCCGGACCGCTGTCGCCTTCGTCATGGGCAGCGGGCTCCGGCTGTGGCACCCGGACACCGGCCGGATACAGGACGTGGCGGACGAGTTCGAGGAAGTGGACAGGGCGCTGTGCGCCGTGTCGTTCGACGGCCGGTCGTTGCTCGCCTATGCGGATATGAGCAGGTCGATCCGGCTGTGGGACCCGGTCACCGGCACCGCGTACGCGTCCCTGTCGGGCCACAACGAAGAGGTGACCGCGCTCGGTTCCCTGACGATCGGCGGCCGGACGCTGCTCGTCTCCGCGAGCGCCGACCGGACCGTCCGGCTGTGGGATCTGGCCACCCACCACTCCACCGACATCGCGATCCACTGCCCGGTGAACTGTTGCGCGACCGTGGGAGAGAGCCTGGCGATCGGAACCAGCAGCGGCCTGCTGATGATCCAGCCGTCGGCGGACTACGCCTGA